A portion of the Aquicoccus sp. G2-2 genome contains these proteins:
- a CDS encoding ABC transporter permease — protein MSDLTSGPIIAADGTPLKRKLAQTLFRSRARAFGLVFPLLAFILISFIIPIIILLTQSVYDPRYATLMPESTKAVSQWDSTTAPTEEMAAAMVADLIHARKEKTIGQAATRVNRELSGTRSLFTKSARSAAKMEPPYLEALIKKDKDWADPDVWAAVKIASKTFNLSYVANALDMKYNADGSFSRQDKDRRIHLMLFARTMEISLIVTICALLLGYPVAYLLSTLPTRTSNLLLILVLLPFWTSLLVRTTAWIAMLQSEGVLNDLFVVFGLTSDDDRFSLIYNKTGTLIAMTHILLPFMILPLFSVMKTISPSYVRAAKSMGATNWTAFWRIYFPQSVPGIGAGSLLVFILAIGYYITPALVGGQDGQMISNIIDFHMRKSLNWNLAAALGLVLLVFVLFLFWLYDRIVGIDNMKLG, from the coding sequence ATGAGTGATCTAACTTCCGGCCCGATCATCGCAGCCGATGGCACACCGCTCAAACGCAAGCTGGCTCAAACGCTCTTTCGCTCGCGCGCACGCGCCTTCGGATTGGTCTTTCCGCTCCTGGCCTTCATCCTGATTTCCTTCATCATTCCAATCATTATCCTGCTTACACAAAGCGTCTATGACCCGCGCTATGCCACTTTGATGCCCGAATCGACAAAAGCCGTCAGCCAATGGGACAGCACCACGGCCCCCACTGAAGAGATGGCCGCCGCGATGGTGGCGGACCTCATTCATGCCCGGAAAGAAAAAACCATCGGACAGGCGGCAACGCGGGTCAATCGCGAGCTTTCGGGCACGCGCAGCCTGTTCACCAAATCTGCCAGAAGTGCCGCCAAGATGGAGCCGCCATATCTTGAGGCGCTAATCAAGAAAGATAAGGACTGGGCCGATCCCGACGTTTGGGCGGCCGTCAAAATTGCCTCGAAAACCTTCAACCTTAGCTACGTCGCCAACGCGCTCGACATGAAGTATAATGCCGACGGCTCATTCTCCCGACAGGACAAAGACCGCCGAATCCACCTCATGCTGTTCGCCCGCACGATGGAAATCAGTCTGATTGTGACCATCTGTGCGCTGCTGTTGGGGTATCCCGTCGCCTATCTGCTTTCTACCTTGCCAACACGCACCTCAAACCTGTTGCTGATCCTTGTGCTGCTGCCGTTTTGGACCTCGCTTCTGGTGCGCACCACCGCATGGATCGCCATGCTGCAAAGCGAAGGCGTTCTGAATGATCTCTTCGTCGTCTTTGGCCTTACCAGCGACGATGATCGCTTTTCGCTCATCTATAACAAGACCGGCACATTGATCGCGATGACGCATATTTTGCTGCCGTTCATGATCTTGCCGCTCTTTTCGGTGATGAAGACCATATCGCCATCCTATGTTCGCGCGGCTAAATCCATGGGGGCGACGAACTGGACAGCGTTCTGGCGCATCTACTTCCCGCAATCGGTGCCGGGCATTGGCGCGGGATCGCTTCTCGTCTTCATCCTTGCCATTGGGTATTATATTACGCCCGCCCTAGTTGGCGGGCAGGACGGCCAGATGATCTCCAACATCATCGACTTCCACATGCGAAAATCGCTGAACTGGAACCTCGCGGCGGCGCTTGGCCTCGTGCTGCTCGTCTTCGTGCTGTTCTTGTTCTGGCTCTATGATCGCATCGTTGGCATCGACAACATGAAACTCGGGTGA
- a CDS encoding ABC transporter substrate-binding protein: MKLTKTLLATTVLAFAASVAMAEDLTVVSWGGAYTKSQVEAYHKPWMAETGNTIISEDYNGGLAEVKSQVEAGNVTWDVVDVELSDAVRGCDEGLLEPIDKSVLPPAPDGTPATEDFIKGALTECSVATIVWSTIFAYDGDKTKGVKDINDFFDLEKFPGKRGMRRSPKANLEMALMADGVAPDDVYDTLSTPEGVDRAFAKLDTIKDDVVWWEAGAQPPQLLADGEVVMTTAYNGRIFNAAVAEDKPFVVNWDAQILDFDLWVIPKGAPHKDLALKFIAYSTDTQRLADQASWISYGPARKSSDPLVGLYNDGKTQMASHMPTSKAAMKKALVNDFEFWADNQDELNQRFNSWLVQ, from the coding sequence ATGAAACTCACGAAAACCCTCCTCGCCACCACAGTGCTGGCCTTTGCGGCAAGCGTGGCAATGGCAGAGGATCTTACAGTGGTAAGCTGGGGTGGTGCATACACCAAGTCCCAGGTTGAAGCCTATCATAAACCCTGGATGGCCGAGACTGGCAACACCATCATTTCCGAGGATTACAATGGCGGCCTTGCCGAGGTGAAATCGCAGGTGGAAGCTGGCAATGTCACTTGGGATGTCGTTGACGTAGAGCTTTCCGATGCCGTGCGTGGCTGCGACGAAGGCCTTCTAGAGCCGATTGACAAATCTGTCCTGCCACCGGCACCCGACGGTACCCCGGCAACGGAAGACTTCATCAAGGGTGCGCTAACTGAATGTTCCGTAGCCACCATCGTGTGGTCCACAATCTTTGCCTATGACGGTGACAAGACCAAGGGCGTCAAGGATATCAACGATTTCTTCGATCTGGAGAAATTCCCCGGCAAGCGCGGAATGAGAAGATCACCCAAGGCAAACCTTGAAATGGCCTTGATGGCCGACGGTGTGGCACCTGACGATGTTTATGACACACTTTCGACCCCGGAAGGCGTTGACCGTGCCTTTGCCAAGCTCGACACCATCAAGGATGATGTTGTCTGGTGGGAAGCAGGCGCTCAGCCGCCGCAGCTGCTCGCCGATGGCGAAGTTGTCATGACGACAGCCTATAATGGTCGAATCTTCAACGCCGCTGTGGCGGAAGACAAGCCGTTCGTGGTGAACTGGGATGCGCAGATTCTCGACTTTGACCTCTGGGTCATTCCCAAGGGCGCGCCTCACAAGGATCTTGCGCTCAAATTCATTGCGTACTCGACCGACACCCAGCGTCTTGCCGATCAGGCCAGCTGGATCTCCTACGGTCCGGCGCGGAAATCCTCTGACCCGCTTGTTGGTCTCTACAACGACGGCAAGACTCAAATGGCCTCGCATATGCCAACATCGAAAGCCGCGATGAAAAAGGCGCTGGTCAACGATTTTGAGTTCTGGGCCGACAATCAGGATGAATTGAATCAGCGGTTCAACTCCTGGCTTGTGCAATAA